The following coding sequences lie in one Apium graveolens cultivar Ventura chromosome 3, ASM990537v1, whole genome shotgun sequence genomic window:
- the LOC141712924 gene encoding exocyst complex component SEC5A-like, with translation MLDAGVQWASAPAVKGVRDAAVELLHSLVSVHAEVFAGCKPLLDKTLGILVEGLIDTLLSLFHENQEKDLRALDANGFCQLMLELEYFETILNPYFTHEARESLTSLQGVLLEKATESATESVETPSNRRRGGDEPSDERQYGSAVSPDDLIALAQQYSSELLQAELERTRVNTACFIESYPLDSVPEQAKASIRGSMDSPSGSFKSSQNFQGRQRRR, from the exons ATGTTGGATGCTGGAGTGCAATGGGCAAGTGCACCTGCAGTCAAA GGTGTGCGAGACGCAGCTGTGGAGTTACTGCATAGTTTAGTATCTGTGCATGCAGAG GTGTTTGCTGGCTGCAAGCCCTTGCTGGATAAGACACTTGGTATTCTTGTTGAAGGTCTGATTGATACATTGCTCAGCCTTTTCCATGAAAATCAAGAGAAAGATCTTAGAGCACTGGATGCCAATGGTTTTTGTCAGCTTATGCTAGAG CTTGAATATTTTGAGACCATATTAAATCCGTATTTTACACATGAGGCGAGAGAGTCACTGACATCTTTACAAGGAGTTCTACTGGAGAAAGCCACCGAGAGTGCAACGGAGTCAGTTGAGACTCCAAGTAATCGACGTCGCGGAGGTGATGAACCTTCTGATGAAAGACAATATGGATCGGCTGTTTCACCTGACGATTTGATT GCCCTCGCCCAGCAGTACAGCTCTGAGCTACTTCAAGCAGAGCTCGAGAGGACACGAGTTAATACAGCATGCTTCATAGAGTCGTATCCTTTGGACTCTGTTCCAGAACAAGCCAAAGCTTCCATTAGAGGATCAATGGACTCTCCCAGCGGAAGCTTTAAAAGCTCACAAAATTTCCAAGGCAGGCAGAGACGTAGATAA
- the LOC141714707 gene encoding uncharacterized protein LOC141714707: MSASPSSYTSSVTSSLVAIDVNHPYYLHPSDNPGMTLTTVTLTEHNYNQWSRSMEIALSSKLKLGFVDVSVDIRNSIVYMKTARLIWQDLATRYAQSNVPQLFHHRKELSQLSQGPMSVAAYFTKYRTLSDELECLSVRPKCNCTKCTCNVNDSLEKYEQSVQLTQFLMGLNEHYTAVRGQILIMTPLPTLSQCYSMLLQEETQRNSPSHMPV, from the exons ATGTCTGCATCACCTTCTTCCTATACATCCTCGGTTACAAGTTCTTTGGTTGCGATTGATGTAAATCATCCATATTATTTGCATCCTTCGGATAATCCAGGGATGACTTTGACAACTGTTACTCTCACTGAACACAACTATAATCAGTGGAGTCGCTCAATGGAGATTGCATTATCCTCTAAATTGAAGCTAGGGTTTGTGGATG TATCGGTTGATATTCGTAATAGTATTGTGTACATGAAAACTGCTCGTTTAATCTGGCAAGATCTTGCTACACGCTATGCACAGAGTAATGTGCCTCAGCTGTTTCATCATCGCAAAGAGCTTTCTCAGTTATCTCAAGGACCTATGTCTGTAGCTGCTTACTTTACGAAGTATCGTACTCTCAGTGATGAATTGGAATGTCTCTCTGTTCGTCCTAAATGCAACTGTACAAAGTGTACCTGTAATGTCAATGATAGTTTGGAGAAATATGAACAATCTGTTCAATTGACACAGTTTTTGATGGGGCTCAATGAACATTACACTGCTGTCAGGGGTCAGATTTTGATTATGACTCCTCTTCCAACTCTCAGTCAATGCTACAGCATGTTACTCCAGGAAGAGACTCAACGCAATTCTCCCTCTCATATGCCTGTTTAG